Proteins from a genomic interval of Neodiprion lecontei isolate iyNeoLeco1 chromosome 2, iyNeoLeco1.1, whole genome shotgun sequence:
- the LOC107218321 gene encoding JNK-interacting protein 3 isoform X2, whose amino-acid sequence MDQETVYGTHEDSHVVMSEKVQSLAGSIYQEFERMIARYDEDVVKELMPLLVNVLECLDLAYTENQEHEVELELLREDNEQLVTQYEREKQLRKTSDQKLLELEDVAEDERKELLSKIDSLESIVRMLELKTKNSQDHGTNAKVISSPSPHRTSPYIVRLEEKESEMKREYSRLHERYTELFKTHVDYMERTKMLVGSTERLENTTGARGPSRLPSLGLAHMSRSSGPLSYGFQSLEASINADDGQEESPPSGASLRAEMLDSSNEAAIETSDKSQLTDQPLQENKTTAISRQESPETEMPPVIVTPTTPSGPEKTATTPSGRTRTDKEQRSGNTLYQELSFQDADALGEMDEGADITGSWVHPGEYASSGMGKEVENLIMENNELLATKNALNIVKDDLIVKVDELTSEQEILREEVRALQQARERLRQKVSMLEEELKKTREEAEAAAKTTKSDDEEDVPLAQRKRFTRVEMARVLMERNQYKERFMELQEAVRWTEMIRASRTDPASISSGKQSVWRFFSNLFTSPADRGGLARGQHTLPHMRYSAPTNQITPAPALDAMRRRTMKNRHDFLDQGDNMSSEKLVARRANERREQYRQVRAHVRKEDGRLQAYGWSLPGKPSAPARQPVPVPVYCRPLQETEPGMKIWCGAGVNLSGGKTRDGGSMVGGSVFYAAEAQENNVKTAEDAVEHLDKELQESEQQRLEAERLEQQLSSLVWICTSTQKMSKVTVIDANNPADILEAFNVCQSHLLCIASVPGAKESDYVLGSNDNSIQTNGAGDQNSNSEPVSLELSEARENSNSKVEEKVKTDVDNQNLDDHNAPEDSDKVDADPNSNTEPQSLESIDSETANLGKVQFVKSTPEPSMQTNDTDLVTEKMSSVQPTMWLGAQNGAVFVHSAVAKWTICLHSVRLKDAALAIVHVQGRVLVALADGTVAIFRRGSDGQWDLSQHHIITLGSPQHSIRCMTAVTGKTVWCGYRNKIHVVDPIALTLECTVDAHPRRESQVRQLAWLGEGVWVSIRLDSTLRLYHAHTYQHLQDVDIEPYVSKMLGTGKLGFSFVRITALLISSNRLWIGTGNGVIISVPLSESAGGSMAVSRAQAGMKTDAPGVGVRVFASDKGVTPGSFVPYCSMAHAQLSFHGHRDAVKMFVAVPGQGGQSIVSDGSQPAMLVLSGGEGYIDFRVGDGDDTDDGIERSNLAANSEEHGEQSHLIVWQVQCPLPVPITA is encoded by the exons ATGGATCAGGAAACTGTGTATGGAACGCACGAGGACAGTCATGTTGTCATGTCGGAGAAGGTACAGTCTCTGGCTGGCAGTATTTACCAGGAATTTGAACGCATGATTGCACGCTACGACGAAGATGTCGTCAAAGAACTGATGCCCCTTCTAGTCAATGTGTTGGAATGCTTGGATCTTGCGTATACGGAAAATCAAGAACATGAGGTTGAATTGGAATTATTGCGGGAGGACAACGAACAGCTCGTCACTCAGtacgagagagaaaaacagcTCAGAAAAACTTCGGATCAG aaaCTATTAGAATTGGAGGACGTAGCTGAGGATGAGAGGAAGGAACTGCTATCGAAGATCGATAGCCTGGAGTCAATTGTTCGAATGTTGGAATTGAAGACTAAAAATTCCCAAGACCACGGTACAAATGCCAAAGTCATCTCCAGTCCATCCCCTCACAGAACCTCCCCCTACA TTGTCCGTCTTGAAGAAAAGGAATCTGAGATGAAGCGTGAATATTCTCGATTGCACGAACGTTACACAGAGTTATTCAAAACACATGTAGATTACATGGAACGTACCAAAATGTTGGTGGGAAGTACAGAGAGATTAGAAAATACCACCGGGGCTCGAGGTCCTTCCCGCTTACCTTCGCTAGGATTAGCTCATATGTCTCGAAGTTCTGGCCCCTTGAGCTACGGATTTCAAAGTTTGGAAGCCAGTATAAATGCTGATGACGGTCAGGAAGAAAGTCCACCTAGCGGAGCTAGCCTTAGAGCAGAAATGTTGGATAGTAGTAACGAAGCAGCTATCGAAACTTCGGACAAAAGCCAGCTCACAGATCAGCCCttacaagaaaacaaaactaCTGCAATTTCGAGAC AGGAAAGTCCAGAAACAGAAATGCCACCGGTAATTGTAACACCGACAACACCTAGCGGTCCAGAAAAAACTGCCACAACTCCAAGTGGTAGAACAAGAACAGATAAGGAACAACGAAGTGGAAACACGTTATATCAGGAACTTAGTTTTCAGGATGCGGATGCACTCGGTGAAATGGACGAAGGTGCAGATATCACTG GGAGCTGGGTACATCCAGGAGAATACGCTTCGTCGG gcATGGGGAAAGAGGTGGAAAATCTTATTATGGAAAATAACGAACTCCTAGCAACCAA AAATGCACTGAACATCGTCAAAGATGACCTGATAGTCAAAGTAGACGAGTTAACTAG TGAGCAAGAAATACTGAGAGAGGAAGTCAGGGCTTTACAACAAGCCAGAGAACGTCTTCGTCAAAAGGTATCAATGCTGGAAGAAGAGCTGAAGAAAACTAGAGAAGAAGCAGAAGCGGCTGCAAAAACGACAAAGAGTGATGACGAAGAGGATGTTCCGCTGGCCCAAAGAAAGCGCTTCACAAGGGTAGAGATGGCGAGAGTTTTAATGGAGAGAAATCAGTACAAAGAGAGGTTCATGGAACTTCAAGAGGCTGTCAGGTGGACAGAAATGATCAGAGCATCCAGAACTGACCCCGCGAGTATCTCCAGTGGAAAACAGTCAGTGTGGCGGTT TTTTAGTAATCTCTTCACAAGCCCGGCAGATCGAGGGGGATTAGCACGGGGACAGCATACCCTACCACACATGCGTTACAGTGCACCGACTAATCAAATTACTCCAGCTCCGGCTCTAGACGCGATGCGCAGACGAACAATGAAGAATCGTCATGACTTTCTTGACCAAGGAGACAACAT GTCCTCGGAAAAGTTAGTAGCTCGACGAGCTAACGAACGGAGGGAACAATACCGTCAAGTACGAGCTCATGTAAGGAAAGAAGACGGCCGTTTACAAGCTTATGGCTGGAGCTTACCTGGGAAACCGAGCGCACCTGCTAGACAGCCTGTACCTGTTCCTGTATATTGTAGACCGTTACAAGAGACCGAGCCTGGAATGAAG ATATGGTGCGGAGCTGGTGTCAACTTGAGCGGTGGAAAGACAAGGGATGGTGGTAGCATGGTAGGCGGTAGTGTATTTTACGCAGCCGAGGCTCAAGAGAATAACGTGAAGACTGCCGAGGACGCTGTTGAGCACTTGGATAAGGAGCTTCAGGAGAGCGAGCAGCAGCGATTAGAAGCCGAGCGATTAGAGCAGCAGCTAAGTTCCCTAGTTTGGATTTGCACGTCAACACAAAAGATGTCTAAAGTGACGGTCATCGATGCGAATAATCCAGCAGACATATTGGAAGCCTTCAACGTTTGCCAAAGTCATTTGTTATGCATCGCAAGTGTTCCAGGTGCTAAGGAGAGCGATTATGTATTGGGATCGAATGACAACTCCATCCAAACGAATGGCGCTGGCGATCAAAACAGCAATAGCGAACCAGTTTCCTTAGAGCTGAGCGAAGCCAGAGAGAATAGCAACTCCAAGGTAGAAGAGAAGGTCAAAACAGATGTCGACAATCAAAATTTAGATGATCACAATGCGCCTGAAGACTCTGACAAAGTTGACGCGGATCCTAATAGTAACACTGAACCACAAAGTTTAGAAAGCATCGATAGCGAGACGGCAAATTTAGGGAAAGTGCAATTTGTAAAGAGTACACCTGAGCCGTCGATGCAAACTAACGATACGGATTTGGTGACGGAAAAAATGTCCTCCGTTCAACCAACCATGTGGTTGGGTGCTCAAAATGGTGCTGTATTTGTACATTCAGCTGTAGCCAAATGGACTATCTGTCTGCATTCGGTTAGATTGAAAGATGCAGCTTTGGCCATTGT CCATGTTCAAGGAAGAGTTTTGGTCGCCTTAGCCGATGGAACAGTGGCAATATTCCGAAGAGGTTCCGACGGCCAGTGGGACCTCTCGCAGCACCACATAATAACACTTGGTAGTCCTCAACATTCCATAAGGTGTATGACCGCTGTTACAGGAAAAACTGTTTGGTGCGGATATAGAAACAAAATTCACGTCGTTGATCCTATCGCCTTAACTCTGGAG TGCACCGTCGATGCCCACCCTCGTCGAGAGTCGCAGGTCCGGCAACTCGCTTGGTTGGGGGAGGGAGTCTGGGTCAGCATCAGATTGGATTCAACATTAAGGCTGTACCACGCGCATACCTATCAACACCTCCAGGACGTCGACATAGAGCCTTACGTCAGCAAGATGCTGGGCACAGGAAAGTTGGGATTCTCATTTGTGAGAATAACTGCTCTGCTTATATCGTCTAACAGATTGTGGATTGGGACTGGAAATGGAGTAATCATATCCGTACCTTTGTCCGAAA GTGCTGGTGGTTCTATGGCAGTCTCACGAGCGCAGGCTGGTATGAAAACAGACGCGCCTGGTGTGGGTGTCAGGGTCTTCGCATCCGACAAGGGAGTAACGCCTGGAAGTTTTGTACCTTACTGTAGCATGGCGCATGCTCAGCTCAGTTTTCACGGACACCGAGATGCTGTAAAGATGTTTGTTGCCGTACCTG GACAAGGCGGCCAAAGTATCGTGAGCGATGGATCACAGCCCGCAATGCTTGTATTATCCGGTGGTGAGGGGTACATTGATTTCCGAGTtg GTGACGGTGATGATACGGACGATGGAATCGAGAGGTCGAATCTTGCCGCTAACTCTGAAGAACATGGAGAACAAAGTCATTTGATCGTTTGGCAAGTTCAATGCCCTTTGCCAGTACCAATAACTGCATAG
- the LOC107218321 gene encoding JNK-interacting protein 3 isoform X5 — protein sequence MDQETVYGTHEDSHVVMSEKVQSLAGSIYQEFERMIARYDEDVVKELMPLLVNVLECLDLAYTENQEHEVELELLREDNEQLVTQYEREKQLRKTSDQKLLELEDVAEDERKELLSKIDSLESIVRMLELKTKNSQDHVVRLEEKESEMKREYSRLHERYTELFKTHVDYMERTKMLVGSTERLENTTGARGPSRLPSLGLAHMSRSSGPLSYGFQSLEASINADDGQEESPPSGASLRAEMLDSSNEAAIETSDKSQLTDQPLQENKTTAISRQESPETEMPPVIVTPTTPSGPEKTATTPSGRTRTDKEQRSGNTLYQELSFQDADALGEMDEGADITGSWVHPGEYASSGMGKEVENLIMENNELLATKNALNIVKDDLIVKVDELTSEQEILREEVRALQQARERLRQKVSMLEEELKKTREEAEAAAKTTKSDDEEDVPLAQRKRFTRVEMARVLMERNQYKERFMELQEAVRWTEMIRASRTDPASISSGKQSVWRFFSNLFTSPADRGGLARGQHTLPHMRYSAPTNQITPAPALDAMRRRTMKNRHDFLDQGDNMSSEKLVARRANERREQYRQVRAHVRKEDGRLQAYGWSLPGKPSAPARQPVPVPVYCRPLQETEPGMKIWCGAGVNLSGGKTRDGGSMVGGSVFYAAEAQENNVKTAEDAVEHLDKELQESEQQRLEAERLEQQLSSLVWICTSTQKMSKVTVIDANNPADILEAFNVCQSHLLCIASVPGAKESDYVLGSNDNSIQTNGAGDQNSNSEPVSLELSEARENSNSKVEEKVKTDVDNQNLDDHNAPEDSDKVDADPNSNTEPQSLESIDSETANLGKVQFVKSTPEPSMQTNDTDLVTEKMSSVQPTMWLGAQNGAVFVHSAVAKWTICLHSVRLKDAALAIVHVQGRVLVALADGTVAIFRRGSDGQWDLSQHHIITLGSPQHSIRCMTAVTGKTVWCGYRNKIHVVDPIALTLECTVDAHPRRESQVRQLAWLGEGVWVSIRLDSTLRLYHAHTYQHLQDVDIEPYVSKMLGTGKLGFSFVRITALLISSNRLWIGTGNGVIISVPLSESAGGSMAVSRAQAGMKTDAPGVGVRVFASDKGVTPGSFVPYCSMAHAQLSFHGHRDAVKMFVAVPGQGGQSIVSDGSQPAMLVLSGGEGYIDFRVGDGDDTDDGIERSNLAANSEEHGEQSHLIVWQVQCPLPVPITA from the exons ATGGATCAGGAAACTGTGTATGGAACGCACGAGGACAGTCATGTTGTCATGTCGGAGAAGGTACAGTCTCTGGCTGGCAGTATTTACCAGGAATTTGAACGCATGATTGCACGCTACGACGAAGATGTCGTCAAAGAACTGATGCCCCTTCTAGTCAATGTGTTGGAATGCTTGGATCTTGCGTATACGGAAAATCAAGAACATGAGGTTGAATTGGAATTATTGCGGGAGGACAACGAACAGCTCGTCACTCAGtacgagagagaaaaacagcTCAGAAAAACTTCGGATCAG aaaCTATTAGAATTGGAGGACGTAGCTGAGGATGAGAGGAAGGAACTGCTATCGAAGATCGATAGCCTGGAGTCAATTGTTCGAATGTTGGAATTGAAGACTAAAAATTCCCAAGACCACG TTGTCCGTCTTGAAGAAAAGGAATCTGAGATGAAGCGTGAATATTCTCGATTGCACGAACGTTACACAGAGTTATTCAAAACACATGTAGATTACATGGAACGTACCAAAATGTTGGTGGGAAGTACAGAGAGATTAGAAAATACCACCGGGGCTCGAGGTCCTTCCCGCTTACCTTCGCTAGGATTAGCTCATATGTCTCGAAGTTCTGGCCCCTTGAGCTACGGATTTCAAAGTTTGGAAGCCAGTATAAATGCTGATGACGGTCAGGAAGAAAGTCCACCTAGCGGAGCTAGCCTTAGAGCAGAAATGTTGGATAGTAGTAACGAAGCAGCTATCGAAACTTCGGACAAAAGCCAGCTCACAGATCAGCCCttacaagaaaacaaaactaCTGCAATTTCGAGAC AGGAAAGTCCAGAAACAGAAATGCCACCGGTAATTGTAACACCGACAACACCTAGCGGTCCAGAAAAAACTGCCACAACTCCAAGTGGTAGAACAAGAACAGATAAGGAACAACGAAGTGGAAACACGTTATATCAGGAACTTAGTTTTCAGGATGCGGATGCACTCGGTGAAATGGACGAAGGTGCAGATATCACTG GGAGCTGGGTACATCCAGGAGAATACGCTTCGTCGG gcATGGGGAAAGAGGTGGAAAATCTTATTATGGAAAATAACGAACTCCTAGCAACCAA AAATGCACTGAACATCGTCAAAGATGACCTGATAGTCAAAGTAGACGAGTTAACTAG TGAGCAAGAAATACTGAGAGAGGAAGTCAGGGCTTTACAACAAGCCAGAGAACGTCTTCGTCAAAAGGTATCAATGCTGGAAGAAGAGCTGAAGAAAACTAGAGAAGAAGCAGAAGCGGCTGCAAAAACGACAAAGAGTGATGACGAAGAGGATGTTCCGCTGGCCCAAAGAAAGCGCTTCACAAGGGTAGAGATGGCGAGAGTTTTAATGGAGAGAAATCAGTACAAAGAGAGGTTCATGGAACTTCAAGAGGCTGTCAGGTGGACAGAAATGATCAGAGCATCCAGAACTGACCCCGCGAGTATCTCCAGTGGAAAACAGTCAGTGTGGCGGTT TTTTAGTAATCTCTTCACAAGCCCGGCAGATCGAGGGGGATTAGCACGGGGACAGCATACCCTACCACACATGCGTTACAGTGCACCGACTAATCAAATTACTCCAGCTCCGGCTCTAGACGCGATGCGCAGACGAACAATGAAGAATCGTCATGACTTTCTTGACCAAGGAGACAACAT GTCCTCGGAAAAGTTAGTAGCTCGACGAGCTAACGAACGGAGGGAACAATACCGTCAAGTACGAGCTCATGTAAGGAAAGAAGACGGCCGTTTACAAGCTTATGGCTGGAGCTTACCTGGGAAACCGAGCGCACCTGCTAGACAGCCTGTACCTGTTCCTGTATATTGTAGACCGTTACAAGAGACCGAGCCTGGAATGAAG ATATGGTGCGGAGCTGGTGTCAACTTGAGCGGTGGAAAGACAAGGGATGGTGGTAGCATGGTAGGCGGTAGTGTATTTTACGCAGCCGAGGCTCAAGAGAATAACGTGAAGACTGCCGAGGACGCTGTTGAGCACTTGGATAAGGAGCTTCAGGAGAGCGAGCAGCAGCGATTAGAAGCCGAGCGATTAGAGCAGCAGCTAAGTTCCCTAGTTTGGATTTGCACGTCAACACAAAAGATGTCTAAAGTGACGGTCATCGATGCGAATAATCCAGCAGACATATTGGAAGCCTTCAACGTTTGCCAAAGTCATTTGTTATGCATCGCAAGTGTTCCAGGTGCTAAGGAGAGCGATTATGTATTGGGATCGAATGACAACTCCATCCAAACGAATGGCGCTGGCGATCAAAACAGCAATAGCGAACCAGTTTCCTTAGAGCTGAGCGAAGCCAGAGAGAATAGCAACTCCAAGGTAGAAGAGAAGGTCAAAACAGATGTCGACAATCAAAATTTAGATGATCACAATGCGCCTGAAGACTCTGACAAAGTTGACGCGGATCCTAATAGTAACACTGAACCACAAAGTTTAGAAAGCATCGATAGCGAGACGGCAAATTTAGGGAAAGTGCAATTTGTAAAGAGTACACCTGAGCCGTCGATGCAAACTAACGATACGGATTTGGTGACGGAAAAAATGTCCTCCGTTCAACCAACCATGTGGTTGGGTGCTCAAAATGGTGCTGTATTTGTACATTCAGCTGTAGCCAAATGGACTATCTGTCTGCATTCGGTTAGATTGAAAGATGCAGCTTTGGCCATTGT CCATGTTCAAGGAAGAGTTTTGGTCGCCTTAGCCGATGGAACAGTGGCAATATTCCGAAGAGGTTCCGACGGCCAGTGGGACCTCTCGCAGCACCACATAATAACACTTGGTAGTCCTCAACATTCCATAAGGTGTATGACCGCTGTTACAGGAAAAACTGTTTGGTGCGGATATAGAAACAAAATTCACGTCGTTGATCCTATCGCCTTAACTCTGGAG TGCACCGTCGATGCCCACCCTCGTCGAGAGTCGCAGGTCCGGCAACTCGCTTGGTTGGGGGAGGGAGTCTGGGTCAGCATCAGATTGGATTCAACATTAAGGCTGTACCACGCGCATACCTATCAACACCTCCAGGACGTCGACATAGAGCCTTACGTCAGCAAGATGCTGGGCACAGGAAAGTTGGGATTCTCATTTGTGAGAATAACTGCTCTGCTTATATCGTCTAACAGATTGTGGATTGGGACTGGAAATGGAGTAATCATATCCGTACCTTTGTCCGAAA GTGCTGGTGGTTCTATGGCAGTCTCACGAGCGCAGGCTGGTATGAAAACAGACGCGCCTGGTGTGGGTGTCAGGGTCTTCGCATCCGACAAGGGAGTAACGCCTGGAAGTTTTGTACCTTACTGTAGCATGGCGCATGCTCAGCTCAGTTTTCACGGACACCGAGATGCTGTAAAGATGTTTGTTGCCGTACCTG GACAAGGCGGCCAAAGTATCGTGAGCGATGGATCACAGCCCGCAATGCTTGTATTATCCGGTGGTGAGGGGTACATTGATTTCCGAGTtg GTGACGGTGATGATACGGACGATGGAATCGAGAGGTCGAATCTTGCCGCTAACTCTGAAGAACATGGAGAACAAAGTCATTTGATCGTTTGGCAAGTTCAATGCCCTTTGCCAGTACCAATAACTGCATAG